Part of the Brevibacillus brevis genome is shown below.
CCGACTTCTCCCCCGTGATGCCCCCTCTGGCCTGCTCCGGGGAAAAGTAATGAACGGACCCAAGCATCGCATTCGTGTGCGTGATCGTCGTGGAAGTGACCGCCCTCGCAATCCCGAAGTCGGTGACCTTCACCCGCCCGTTTTTCCCGATCATGATGTTGTGCGGTTTAATGTCCCGGTGAATGATCTGATTCTGATGGGCGTGATCAAGCGCGTCGCATATTTGTGCAGCGATTCTCACAGCTTCTTCCACAGGCAAAGCCCCACGCTGGATAATCAGTTCCTTGAGCGTGTAGCCTTCTATGTATTCCATCACCATGTAATGGGTATCGCCTTCCTGCCCGACGTCGTACACCCCGACCACATTGGGGTGAGACAGGCTTGCCACCGCCTGCGCTTCCCGTCTGAACCGGTTGACGAAGTCTTCATCCCCGCCGAATTGGGAACGCAGCACTTTCACCGCTACTGGACGATTTAGTATCAAATCTTTGGCTTTGTACACGATAGCCATACCGCCCCCGCCTACACGGGCCTCCAATTGGTATCGCCCTCCAAGCCGTTGACCTTCCATCTCTCTCACCCCTCTTTCCTACTGGCGTCGGGCATGTTGCGGACAGCTACCAGCGTGATATTGTCCTGCCCTCCTGCGGCCAATGCTTCCTGCACCAAGCCTTCTACTTTCTCCTGCAGCGACGTCGGCTTCCGCAGCCACTCTTCCATGACGGAAGGCGGAACTTTATCGCTAAGTCCGTCCGAGCAGATCAAGACGACATCGCCCGGTGCCCATTCGAACTGGTCCAGGTCGACGAGCACATCCGGCTCCGTCCCGAGAGACCGCATGATCACGTTGCGGTGGGGATGGACAGCCGCTTCTTCGGCCGTGATCTGTCCGCTTTTCACCAGCTCGTTCACCAGCGAATGGTCCTCCGTCTTCATGACCAGGCCATCGGCGCCGAATTTGTACAGCCGGCTGTCGCCGATATGCGCCGTAATCACCGTGCTTGGCCGAAACAAGGCTGCGATCGTCGTCGTTCCCATTCCGCTGCATTCCGGGTGCTCCAAGGCGTACTCGTACACTTCCTTGTTGGCGAGCAGGACGGAGTTCATCAAATACTCTCGCAGGTCCGCCCCTTCCAGCTCTCCATCGATGTGACGCAGTTCTTTTACTATTCGCTCAACGGCAAGGCGGCTGGCGATCTCACCAGCCTCGTGGCCGCCCATTCCGTCAGCCAAAACAGCCAGGGCGCGTCCGTTCGCGTCTGCCTCACAGGCATAGTAGTCCTCGTTTACGGAACGGACGTGGCCCACATGGGATTTCATTGCAATTTCCATGGTATCACCCCACGGTTTCTTTAGCGTGTTGTGCCCTCAGCTGTCCGCACGCGGCTGCGATGTCGCTGCCGTGCTCGCGTCTGATGGTCACATTGATTCCCTTGTCCTCCAGGATGCGTTTGAATTGGAAAATCTCATTGCGCGGCGTGCGGACATAATCGCGCTCCGGCACGTAGTTGACAGGAATCAGGTTGACATGGCAAAGCATGTCGCCAATCAGATCCGCCAATTCTTCCGCGTGGTGCGGCTGATCGTTCTTGCCACCGAACAGACCGTATTCAAAGCTGATCCGCCGACCTGTCTTGTTGATGTAGTGACGGCACGCTTCCATCAGCTTTTCAAGCGGGAAGCCGCGGTTGATCGGCATGAGCTGCGTTCTCAGCTCCGTGTTGGGAGCATGCAGGGAAATGGCGAGGTTGACTTGCCCGCCCCGTTCGGCGAACTCGTAAATTTTCGGTACGATTCCGCTGGTCGAGACAGTGATATGCCGCGCGCCGATGTTCAAGCCGCGGTTGTCGTTGATGACGGACAAAAAGGCCATCAGGCTCTCGAAGTTCTCAAACGGCTCCCCGATCCCCATCACGACCACGTGGCTGACACGCTCTCCTTCTTCGTCGAGCTTGCGCTGGGCCATCAAGACCTGGGAAACGATCTCTCCCGCGTCCAGGTTGCGCTTGAGCCCGCCTAGCGTGGACGCGCAGAACGTACAGCCGATTCGGCAGCCGACCTGCGTGGTCACGCAAATGCTGTTTCCGTAATTGTGGCGCATGATGACTGTTTCGATGGCGTGGCCATCCACCAGCTGAAACAAAAACTTGATCGTGCCGTCTTGGGACTGCTGGTGCATGATTTCTTTCAGCGGATCGATCCGGAAGGTGTCCTCCAGCTTTTGGCGCAGGTCCTTGGACAGATTGCTCATCTCCTCGAAAGAAGAGACGCGCTTCACGTACAGCCAGTCAAAAATCTGCTGGGCGCGAAACGGTTTGTCTCCCGCTTCCACCAGCCATTGCTTCATTTCGTCTTGCGTCAAACTGTAAATGAGCGGCTTTTCGCCCGTAAATGTCGTAATCGGCATGCTGTTTTCACATCCTCAAGTTCATGGCTTGCATAAATCGTCATTTAATCATTGTAACTCGCAAACGTCCACGCTTCAAACGGTTTTGCCATCCAGCCAGGAAATGCGTCGCTTTTCCTAGTGTAAACCATTCCGAACACATGCAAACAAAGGCAAGGGAGTGGCACGATCCCGAAGGCGCGCCACCCCCATTATTCTTACCCTTTTCGCTTCAAACGGGCTATGAAAAAACCGTCACTGTCAAAGTGATGCGGCAAGATTTGAATAAACGCGCCGGACTCGTCCACTTTTGCCCGCACATTCTGCGGCAAGTCGTCTTGGAGCGTGGAATCGAGCACAAACTCGGGATGCCTGTCGACGAAACGGCGAACGACATCCTGATTTTCCATCGGTTCCACCGTACACGTACTGTAAACGAGGGTTCCCTCTGGAGCCAGCATGGAAGAGAGGCCCGCAAGCAGCTGGTATTGCAGCTGCGCAATCGAGCGCACGTCTTCCGGCGACTTGTTCCACTTCAAATCCGGCTTGCGGCGGATGACGCCAAATCCCGTGCATGGCGCATCCAGCAAGATCCGGTCAAACATCCCCAGCCCTTTGTCCGGGAGGTCGAGCGCATCGGAGACGATCGGCTCGATGATGGAAATCCCCAGCCGCTCGGCTGCATGGGCAATCAGATCGCGCTTGTGGGGATGCACGTCGTTGGCAATAATTTCTCCGCGATCCCCCATGAGCTCGGCCAGGTGAGTCGTCTTCCCACCGGGTGCAGCGCAAGCGTCCAGGACGCGCATGCCCGGCTTGGGAGACAGCGCCGGAGCGACCAGCATCGAGCTTTCATCCTGCAAGGTGTAGTAGCCTTCCTTGAACCACCGAGTCCCGGCAGCGTGACCGCCGCCTGCGAGCACGAGTCCCTGCTCGCTCAAAGCTGATTCTTTGGCCTCGTGTCCTTCCTCCCTCAGTCGCGCTACCAGCTCGTCCTTCCCGATCTTAAGCGTGTTCACCCGCAAAGACGTATGGGGCGCCCGATTGTTCGCTTCACAAATGGCCTTGGTCTCCTCTTCCCCGTACTGCTTGATCCACTTGCGGACCAGCCATTCCGGATGGGAATACAGCACGGCGATTTGCTTTGCGGCATCGCCTTTGGGTACTCGTTCCCACACGTCAGGCTGGCGCAAGACATTGCGCAAGACGCCGTTGACCATGGACGCGATCCCTTGGTGGCCTCTGCGCTTGGCGATTTCTACCGCTTCGTGCACAGCCGCGCGTTCGGGGATGCGGTCCAGATACCGGACCTGGTACAGACTGAGCAAGAGCAGATTGCGTACCCACGTCTGCAGCTTTTTCCCAGTGGTGAACTGGGACAGGACAAAGTCAAGCGTCAGCCGGCGCTGAATGGTGCCGTACACGAGCTCGGTCACCAGTCCCGTATCGGCAGGATTCATGTCCGACCGGTCCAGGACATGGCGCAGCTCCAGATTGCTGTACGATTTGTGTTCTTCCACCCGATTCAAGACATCGAGAGCGATATCGCGGGCTCCTTTTTTTGCCACGGGCTATTCTCCTACCTTCGTGCCGATTTCGATGCTGCTGCCCGCTCCGCGCAAAAAGTCGAGAGCGCTCATCCGCTTCTTTCCTTCCGGCTGCAGCTCGGTGATTTTGACCGCACCTTCGCCGCACGCCACAACCAGACCATCCTCTTCCCGGGCGATGATCGTCCCCGGCTCCCGGTCTGTCTTGCCTTGCGACAGCTTTTCGACCCACCAGAGCTTCCATACTTTTCCGCCGTAGGTCGTGAAAGCGACAGGCCAAGGATTCAGGCCGCGCACCTGGTTGTAGATCTGCTCGGCAGTGCGAGTCCAGTCGATGCGCTCGTCCGCCCGCTTGATGTTCGGAGCGAAGGACGCAGCCTCGTGGTCTTGCGCCTCCGCCTCGATTTCACCTGCGAGCAGCCTGGGAACCGTGTCGATCAGGAGAGCAGAGCCCGCCGCCGCCAGCTTGTCGTGCAAGGTGCCGACCGTGTCCCGCTCCTCGATGGGAACGACTACCTTGGAGAGCATGTCTCCCGCGTCCAGCGCTTCCACCATGTACATGATGGTGACGCCGGATTCCTTTTCGCCTTCCACGATCGATTTGTGGATCGGAGCCCCGCCGCGGTATTTCGGCAAGAGGGAAGCATGGACGTTGATACACCCAAAGCGAGGCGCCTCCAGCAGCCGCTTGGGCAGGATCTGTCCGTACGCTGCCGTCACGATCAAGTCAGGCGCAAGCGCCAGAACCTCGTCCAAAGCGGCGTCCGCCTTGATTTTTTCAGGCTGCAGCACTTGCAGTCCATGACGCAAAGCCGCCTCCTTGACGGGGGGCGGCGTCAACACTTGCTTGCGTCCTACCGGGCGGTCGGGCTGGGTAACCACCCCGACCACATTGTATCCTTCCCTGAGCAGCGCCTCCAGGCTGGAGACAGCAAAGTCGGGCGTACCCATGAATAAAATGCGCGTATCTTTCAATGCAGTTTATTCCCCTTCCTCATCCGGGCTCACCTGATACACCTTGTCTGCCACATCGATGAACAGCACGCCGTTCAGGTGATC
Proteins encoded:
- a CDS encoding Stp1/IreP family PP2C-type Ser/Thr phosphatase is translated as MEIAMKSHVGHVRSVNEDYYACEADANGRALAVLADGMGGHEAGEIASRLAVERIVKELRHIDGELEGADLREYLMNSVLLANKEVYEYALEHPECSGMGTTTIAALFRPSTVITAHIGDSRLYKFGADGLVMKTEDHSLVNELVKSGQITAEEAAVHPHRNVIMRSLGTEPDVLVDLDQFEWAPGDVVLICSDGLSDKVPPSVMEEWLRKPTSLQEKVEGLVQEALAAGGQDNITLVAVRNMPDASRKEG
- the rlmN gene encoding 23S rRNA (adenine(2503)-C(2))-methyltransferase RlmN gives rise to the protein MPITTFTGEKPLIYSLTQDEMKQWLVEAGDKPFRAQQIFDWLYVKRVSSFEEMSNLSKDLRQKLEDTFRIDPLKEIMHQQSQDGTIKFLFQLVDGHAIETVIMRHNYGNSICVTTQVGCRIGCTFCASTLGGLKRNLDAGEIVSQVLMAQRKLDEEGERVSHVVVMGIGEPFENFESLMAFLSVINDNRGLNIGARHITVSTSGIVPKIYEFAERGGQVNLAISLHAPNTELRTQLMPINRGFPLEKLMEACRHYINKTGRRISFEYGLFGGKNDQPHHAEELADLIGDMLCHVNLIPVNYVPERDYVRTPRNEIFQFKRILEDKGINVTIRREHGSDIAAACGQLRAQHAKETVG
- the rsmB gene encoding 16S rRNA (cytosine(967)-C(5))-methyltransferase RsmB, with the protein product MAKKGARDIALDVLNRVEEHKSYSNLELRHVLDRSDMNPADTGLVTELVYGTIQRRLTLDFVLSQFTTGKKLQTWVRNLLLLSLYQVRYLDRIPERAAVHEAVEIAKRRGHQGIASMVNGVLRNVLRQPDVWERVPKGDAAKQIAVLYSHPEWLVRKWIKQYGEEETKAICEANNRAPHTSLRVNTLKIGKDELVARLREEGHEAKESALSEQGLVLAGGGHAAGTRWFKEGYYTLQDESSMLVAPALSPKPGMRVLDACAAPGGKTTHLAELMGDRGEIIANDVHPHKRDLIAHAAERLGISIIEPIVSDALDLPDKGLGMFDRILLDAPCTGFGVIRRKPDLKWNKSPEDVRSIAQLQYQLLAGLSSMLAPEGTLVYSTCTVEPMENQDVVRRFVDRHPEFVLDSTLQDDLPQNVRAKVDESGAFIQILPHHFDSDGFFIARLKRKG
- the fmt gene encoding methionyl-tRNA formyltransferase produces the protein MKDTRILFMGTPDFAVSSLEALLREGYNVVGVVTQPDRPVGRKQVLTPPPVKEAALRHGLQVLQPEKIKADAALDEVLALAPDLIVTAAYGQILPKRLLEAPRFGCINVHASLLPKYRGGAPIHKSIVEGEKESGVTIMYMVEALDAGDMLSKVVVPIEERDTVGTLHDKLAAAGSALLIDTVPRLLAGEIEAEAQDHEAASFAPNIKRADERIDWTRTAEQIYNQVRGLNPWPVAFTTYGGKVWKLWWVEKLSQGKTDREPGTIIAREEDGLVVACGEGAVKITELQPEGKKRMSALDFLRGAGSSIEIGTKVGE